tatttttacagtacaaatcaaattattatttttttgtttacataattatagtaaagtttttacttttttgagtaattaattGATCAACCAACCacttagaaatataaaaaatgatcgACTGACTGATATAACATCCGACCAAccacttataaatataaaaagtgaTTAATTAGATAATTGGTCGGTCTATCaatcacttaaaaatatataaacttgtttataattatatggtgaaaaatataatagttttgaTATGCATAAATAGAGTAAACAatgactaaaataattaattaactaactCATATTTTTATGCTATTATTATATCCTATGTATTTCAAAAGATGTAagttaaaaatatgaattttatgattatatctTGTGGTAGTTTTAGTTTTCATTGTGTGGCTAATCCATTTTCGCCACTTAATACTGTAGatattttagagtaatattatattgataaataaattatataatttgatatgataatatttaattaagtgatGTTGAAGTctgaaaaaaagtaaataattatatcacttaatcataaattatcactttcagtttatataaataaatttattcaggttatttatttgtataattttaaaatttgcaaTACTTTAGAGCGGTTCAAACCGCCCTCAGCTTTTACAAAATGTCGTATACCCGACATAGTGTTGGTAGCTTGACAACAGGCTATCCAGATTCGGCTCATTTGAAAACACCATAGATGCCAGCATTCATTTTTCGGGTGAGGTGTGACCCGATTCAGTTGATCCGTCAGCTGTTGGGTTATTTTCGGGTTCGGGTACGGCAACTTGTCTTCGTATTTTTGTGGGCTTGGGCTACAGCAACTGGGTCTAATACTATATGGGTCACTTTCAAGTGGGCCTATTGTACACCAGCCAATCCATTTccttgattattatttatttcatttttgctGTTTGggaaatttttcaaatcattaaTGGTGGCTAGCTCAGTCACCAATCAGCATACCAGCTTCActgtataattattttcatcataaatTATAATCTTTTCTTCAGAATtgtgacaaaaatatttttgaattaatttcatgTAAAAGGTATAAAAATTAGATTCTGTATACACtaacacaaatatttttatagaaataaaaaagaggaTATATTAAATAGGCCCAGTGGAAACTGAAACAAACGTTTGTCCCTGCCTATAGTGAAGGTGTATTAAGTTTCTGTCCTATCTTCCCTatagatgataattttacttcgaatttaagatttttgacctatatttatttcaataaaaaaaaaattctctgataaaaataaaaaaaagaatgaggATAAGAATATGGATAAAAAAGATCCCAATAACTAGGTATGAGCCGAGAACGAGAATACATATGTCCTCTTTTTGGCGTACCTTATCCCTATCTCACCCCATCcctttttcaatctttttatatttatatatttatttaaaatactaacatatatttataattttaaattatttatattttttaaatttatttatattatttgttgtgTATATTAAGATGGTTAacatatgttatttataatattagaaATCGTGGGTTggttttagatttaattaatttttttgtttaatatgtttatattatatttaaagggtATGAGGAGAAGATTTTTTTCACAAGTATGGAGATACAAATAGGGAATTTTTTCTCATAAGTATGGGTataaaaagagaatttttcCCCTTAGAGACGGTGATTTCTTATTATCATTATAACGGGGTGAGAAATAGGATATTCTGCTTGTCATCCCTAATCTTGTCATTGATGtagaaagtttaaaaaactcaacagtaaaaaaaaaaaattatccttaGTTTAAATGACAATAGAGAGATTTCATacataataaaatgatataagtttaaatctcttttaataatatttttagattaaatttatgatttatttagtataatacTTATAATATCAGTTGTTAGATTCAAAATTTTACgtacttaatataattatttcaattaaaaaaatggatcAACTAAAATgagtttatgttaaaataataataataaaaaaaatggccCACTTTAGATCATGGCGTTTTAATCTCTATGGCCTATGTACTTTGGTGGtccttttttaatatatattctatcaatttatgaaatctttttattactattttcagtaaattttatgtttttattcaatttagatatattataataatactaaattttgtttttatttgtatcatagaaatacaaaataatattttttttttttgaataatggCTGTAATCTTCCTAGataagtaaaaacaaaaagtgTAATGTTTAAATATGGAGCTTATATCAAATGGGAAAGGAATttgcaattttcaaaattaaaaaaaaaaattatttaactctTCAAGagattttagttaattaattcAGGAAAATCAGgttaaaatgtaattataaaCAAAACTTAGAAtggaaattaattttataatttgtaacaTGTACACAAATTAGTTTAGTAGTAAATATAAGGTCAAGAGACTTATTCCCACATAACGTTTAGTGAAAACTTCAATTCATATAtgctaatttttgaaaatctaaatgtctgtttttatattaaaattcattgttagcgttaaaagtaaaaatatcatgtaggtaaaaatattaaaaaaactaaaaatttattacatttcttctcaaagtttaaaaactaacaattttgcctcatctaaagtttgaaaaataacaattttccccttAGGATTTTATTCTCTAACAATTATTCTCTGACCAACTTTCTATACCTGTACGCCCTCTAGTCTACTAAAAGAAGACAGATTGTTGGCCAACCAAAGGTCAACTGATAATTTATTGGCCAAAGTCTGTGTGATCTATCTGTAGACTGACCTGTGCGAATTTACCAAATAACTTGCAACTCATATATACATCCATAAGTTATGCAAAGCGGTAACTTTCAAATAACAAATCATAACATCAACAATTCAACCTATCAAGGTGTTGGCCTAACATGCAATACATacatttatcatcatcaacTCACATGGAATACTTAAGAAAACTCCTTTCTTAATACTTGtatatcaaaaccctaaacataGGAAACCAATTCACATCAACACGACTTTATCATTaacatttttgataaaaatcaCATTCAATCCATATCATTCTCATCTACACAATTTCGGTAGAAGAGGAACTCCTCACTCCACAGTTGAATGCATAACAATAGGTGGTAGGGAGATCTTATTGACCTCTAATCCATAGAAGTTGTAGTGCACAAATAAGCTCCCTTCTCCCTAAACTTTCTTTAACCACGTTGTTGAAAACGATCATTGAAACTATCCCAATGACACGTGGTCAACGGACTTCAAcacttttctctttctctcaatAATCGTGCATTTAAGGATAGGAATAATAATTCTTAAAACGCGATAACgtgttttttataatattaaaaatgtgcaACATCACACACGAGCGTGTCTCACGTGATTTAAATTTTACGTGAAAATCAGCTTATCTGACTAACGTGACAACAACACACAAACACGACTTCACTATGCACAACCTTATGTCACTCAAAATTTATACTTAGACTTTCAAATCacattaaattattcatatatcaaataaactCGTGCATgtattttacctttgaaacatACCTATGAGTATTACATCTCGGCTCTTGCCTTACGTTTCAATAACcattttattgatttgacatgaatttaaaacattaatgtTTGTTTGTAGAAATGAATTATGAGAGTAATTGCACTAATTTATTCATAGAACctgatatgataatatatgattgcgtgattttaaaataatagaaaaattaaataattgcatCACCAAACCACTTTTTGCGCAACTAAATTTGTATGAATGAGTTAGtggaatttatttatatatgtaattttattttaatattaaaatcatgtGTTTTCTTTGGTCATGACGTGTTATCAATCTTTGGATTTGTAacattttattgttgttattagtttgtttatatatgtaggaatttgaatttgatgaacATAACCAGTTAGTTGGAAATTAATGAGTAAAGTATCTTTCTAAATATATGCTTTGGGTTAACAGTATTGTAGGGTCGAGTTAGCCACAACCCAGTCTAGATTGACTTCGTATAATTTGGCAAGACTTATGTCTAGGCACGTCAATTGGGCCAGATCTAATGGAGGTTTGGCATAAAATACGAAAAAAAAGCACGGTATAAGAAAACCCGGGCCAGTACTATAGTGTGTCGAGCTAGGCCCATGGGCTTATTGGGCCGGGCCTcgggttttaatattaaactcctGGGTTGGCCTGATCCGACTCAATactttctaaaaataatttttttttcttatttttgttggcagaagcaaggcttctgccttgcggcagaaggCTTCTCCTACAAGGCAGAAGCCTTAgcctttatttaaatttttttttaattaattaattattttttatataaacccgttcaatttttatttattttcactttcatttataaatatctcaatctcaattatttcattatattttcaatctcattttctcttatcaattctctttcaaaaaatatctgaattcacaaataataattcattgtgtttataattttatttttattttaattttatcattacaaaatattacaaatggattaagtatcaaatgaattcaatccatttgaatattatcatagtatatatttatttatgttttataatttatacattatgtaaattaatttatttatactatattacaatttataatatttttcatcatataactacgGTATTCTTCCGTCATAAGTAAgcgattataaataaaatattctgagtactgttttcagttttaataattgaaaaataatttgtatttaaaaattttaaataaaaattttttaaatattaattaaatgggtcgggccgACCCATTTAAGACCCGTTTTTATATGGGCCAagccttgggcctttatatattaatgggccGGCTTGGCTCGAaagcccattactgtttgggttTCGGGCCCGACCCATTAGCCCAATAGGCCTAGCCTGAGCTAGCCTGACCCATTGACACCTCTATTCATGTCAGtttggtataaaaaaaaaaaaccaaactgTACTCCATACTATGATAAAAGGACTATGAATTAATAAGATATGGTAacttaaaaatcattaaaaattaaaaaaataataaaatattaattaaaaaatttataatttagtggATTGATTTACAAAAAGGTCATAAGAGCACAACTTTTGAAAGACTtttaatttgggtaatattttattataaaaaatgaaatattatcttaaaaataaattaactaatagattattaaatataaatgattattatatttgataaaatttgataaaaattagtaagtataaataattattgtgtttaattagaggtaataaaaaataataaaatattattttatttaaatattcttaatataattattctaaagtatattttatattattttttatattaattaaaattgaaaatattttaattctaaaaatttaataaataaaaataaaattataataaaattaaaattatcttgataattttttaatatctaaaaaaaataataattaaattatcatttatattatttatcatattactattgatgatataaaattatgGTACATTTatcaaaaaacttaataatatataatataaataataaaaaataaattattacaataattttcttttgcgCCAACCAAACAACCCCTTGAGACCTTGAACCATGTCGCGACCCCAAGTATTTGCTAAATCGGTCtgacaaaaaaaaatccaacaagTGACAGACCACAACCTAACCCGACAGATGAGGCCGGTGGCCCGATCGGCCTGCCCACTGCCACCTCTGCAGTTTGggtgagaaattaaaaaaaaaaagaaaaaaacaggtCAAATCCAATGCTGCCCGATCTTGAGTTTCCATCCcacttcctctctctctctctctctctctctcctgatCTCAACTAACCGTACCGTTGTAACTGTACTGAACACCAAGGCAAGGTCCTCTCTCGTAAAAAATGCCCCTATAATCACACTCAAACACCTACTCAACCCAGAAACAAACGTtgctttctctcttcttcaaatGGCTGAGAGAGACTGAGAAGTAATCTCTTACACACAAACAGAAAAAGCATCACATAAGCAACCCACATCCCCATTTAAactcctcctcctccttcttTACGCAGCCAATTTCTCTCAACTTTTGAAGAATTTTCAGACCTACGTGAGTTTGTTGTTCCAATGGAACCCTCACTTGACCCAAACGCCCTCGATTCTTTCCAATTCAACCAAGAAATTCAACAGTTACTGACCCTACCACAAGAAAATGCAAGCTCCTTCACCGCACTCCTCGAGCTGCCGTCGTCACAAGCCATACAACTCCTCCATCACTCTCCTGAATCCAACGACTCTACTGCACCTGCGCCTCCTCATTCAACCAACCACGCGGTAACCGTCCATGCTCACCACACACCCTATCATTTGCCCGTTGGGGCAAACTTGACTTTTCCATCTAACATAGCCTTGGTTGAACGCGCCGCCAGATTCTCGGTTTTTGCAGACAGCATTAATAATGCTACTactaataaatataatcataaaaacaATTATCACTCGCCGGAAACTACGGAGTCGATGCCGTCAAATTCAAGCGCGAATATCTGGAAAGTAAAGGACGAACCAGCAGAATCAGACTCCAACAAACCCAATTCATCACCGCCGGCGGAGAAAAAGAGGTCGGTGAAGAGAAAGGAGCGCCAGAAGAAGGTAAATAAACAAGAGAGTTAGGGTTTCTAGTGTTTGTCTTTCAGTAGCTTTTAGCTGTAAATTAATTTCCGAGTTTGTGTTACCACAGGTCAAAGTGGCGACAAAGAAGAGGAAAAGCGGTGCAAACGAAAGCAGCGAAGATGCGGAGAAACTTCCATACGTCCACGTTCGAGCTCGTCGTGGTCAAGCTACAGATAGCCACAGCTTAGCAGAGAGAGTAATTATCTCAATAATTAGGCCTTGATTAATCAGTAATCTTATTAATTAGTGaggattaattaattgttttattatatcaGGCGAGGAGAGAGAAGATTAATGCACGAATGAAGATTCTAGAGGAGCTGGTCCCAGGCTGCAATAAGGTTAGTTTGTAATtagcttaattaattaataattggattaattaattataatttgattgattaattaataatttgattaagaaTATTCTTTTCCTAAAGCCAAGACTCGGTAACGAATTGTCCTTGTCAAAGGAATGCTTTTGTTTAGTGGCATTACggtaatttcaaaattttaaccttGATATTTGAGTAGAGTTTGTGACAAGTCCTTTTTAAGGTCAGCTTCGAAATGATGCTTCGGGACTTGCTtaaatgacgaaaatgccctTTCTGGGCATTAGACAAATATCGTAATAATGTGGGAGTGCTAGCTGGATTGAAGCCCTTGGGAGACAAGTATAGTGGACTTATGTTGGATCGGATTACTTTTTGGGTCCCATTTCATTGAAATAGAAATATTGATGCCTACAGAAAAAGGTCCATGGTACTATCTTCTTGTACAAGTTCGGTGTCTATAGCCAATGGGGATGACGAAAGAATGGTTCTATTACCAAACTCACCTACCTAATTGTTgagtgggttttttttttttttttctgtttttttaaattagaaacgCTGTCTGGTTTGATTGGATAGATAAACCTCGAACACAATAATCGAATCTACAATTACTAAACATGATAATTTTGCTCGACTTTAAGGATTCCGACCTTTTTTAACCCTAACAGGATCGGGATGTGGATGGGGATGGGAATAGagataaggatgaaaaaaatcctttCAATCGAGGACGAACCGGGGACGGAAATACATATATCCCTTCCTTGTTCTATCTGGCCCTGCCCTGTCCTGTCTCAGCTCGGCCTTTGTCTCTATCTccgtccctttatattaatatatttacttaaaatacttacatatagttttaaattatttatgttttttaaatttatttatgtttttgttatgcatattaaagtggttaacatattatatttgtgacatttgaaataattgattgattttaattttacttaattttgttatttaatatatttatattatgtttgaaagatataaaaagaagattttttttttaaagtatggGAATGGGGTTTTTTCCCACAGGGATGGAAAGAAAATGGGGAGGggatgaaaaatcattttccttCTATATTGGGATGGGTCGGGGACAGAGATTGATATACCATACAAGGACGGAGAGGGATGAGAATTGAGATCTCCTCCCCGTTGCCATTCttaacaattattatattaaataaatcaaaatttcacaaGTATAATAGAAATTCGAATTCAAAGTTTGTTGTTAACCTtttgatcaaaataatgaaGGTCGACTAAATGAGGGGTCAATGTATTGTATTGCATCATGACAAATTGCCCCCATTATTGTCAGTTTATGTTTACTCTGATTGAGTGGGATGAAAAAGCTGTTTTACTGTCCTCTATAATGTATTTCAAagatttaattaaaagtttgtGTGATATTGAATTGAAATAGCAGATAGTACTTAATATGATAGTTTTTGACTAGGAAAATCTTTGCTTTGCAGATATCTGGTACAGCTTTAGTTTTAGATGAGATTATCAATCATGTGCAGTTGCTACAGCGTCAAGTGGAGGTCAGACTTGCAAATCACggttatcaattttttaatctcttttctttttcgtatctctttttccctttttatttatgGAAAATGAGATGGTTTCAACTTGATAAAAAgatttgtttgaaagatttttagAATTAGGTCTGTTCAGAGAGATGTGACGTTCAGCACCTTAACCCCAGTATTTTTGGGTTAGAAAAATTGATCgtgtaattttcaaacttttaggtgCTATTTTTCTGTACCAAAAGTGTGCTTGCAAAGAACATATAGAAAGTGAGACCTAAAAATAGTCATCCTATTTTATAATTCAGTTCTCACTTTGCTGCATTAGCCTcctttattttactaaaaagtCATGAATTACTCGCACTTAATCCATTGCAGCAAAGGCAGGTAAAAGTTAAATCCTTAAATCCTCGTATGATGAAACAGAAACTTAAGATATAGTTAGCATGTTAGCTGCATTTGTGATGTTATTTTCATTATCTGCTATTGCTTTTATTGCTGTGATCTTATTCTATTTGTATCACTTTTTGGTTTCAGTTCTTATCAATGAGACTTGCAACAGTGAGTCCAAGAATTGATGTCAACCTTGACAGAATATTGGCTGCAGAAGTAAGTGCATTTCTTTCCCTTGGGTGTAATTTCCAATTGATTTTGTAGTGGAATGTTTATCATATTGTCAGTAATACTAACTTCATTTGGTAAATGGGCATACGTCTATTCTGTTGGTGGGAAGTGAAAATTAGAACTTTTGCAGTCATCATACAGCTCATCCGTTGAGACTCCTATCCAGAATCGTAGGaccatttttcttaattaataagaGGAGGGGAGTGGGTCAGACTTGGACCAACCATCCTATTCCACCTGCCAAAATATTCATTAGAATGCGATGGATATCATCAGCTGAGCTAAATGTATTCCTGTTCATCAGATCAGCCTTTGTTGCTATCACTAACAActttaactattatttaatacTTGTAGAGTGGATCCTTAATGGACAGTAACCTTTCCAATATGGTTATACCTCTAACGGGGCCTGAGGTTCAAGTCAATGCAAGCAGACAACAATATCAGCAGCAATGGCATTTGGATGCATACCATCAGCCTGTTTGGGGAAGAGAAGTAGAAAGCCGTAACTTTGTTACTCCAGAAAACTCACTTTTAAGCTATGACGACTCAGCAAATTCAGGTAGATAAGAAATCACTCTCAATCGGGaacatatttttcttattgacTCATTACACTTGATTACCAATGGATAGGAATCCCATTTTCATGAATTTATTACAAACACTTAAAGTAATGACTTAAGGATGGAGtgtcatatcatatgatatatactGAAGGCTAACTTGTTTGTCTGCAATTTGCAAGTGTTTACCaatctaaatttatttgtaGAATCTGACTATTATTTCAGGATTTGTGTCACTGTCTTATGAAGCAAAACCCATTAGtcttatggaaaaaaaaaagacctgaAGCAATAGCTGtagttgacttttttttttttttctattcagtATGGAATTATGAGTCTAACCCCACACTTGCACTGTGGCGCAGGAGCTCTGCACTAAAGTCAACTGAAACGGAGCTAAGATGAAAGAAGTTCCACTGGTAGCTAGTATTGTACATATGGATCATACTATTAGCAGTTAGGCAGAGGGGAGGCCTCAACATTTATCTCGGATTTCCATCTCTTCTATTTACCAGAGTCAGATGGAAACTCAGATTTCTCTGGACTGGAGATGGGAACTTTCAGTATGTTAAtcttacttttatatatatatatatatgaatattactATATATCTTACTTTATATACTGACTCGTAGAATCATTCAATGGAATTCAAAATTCTGAGATGATTGTATGATTCATATTGTAAAAACATAGAAGGGACTATATCGTAACCATAAGGGAAGTTGGATCTTTTGTGAACTGTCTTTCAATGACGAAATGGCTGCTGCAATATGCCGTGCttatttgaattatctttttgattatcatattcttttttcacaattttctactagtttttttctcttcccaCATCACCCACCAACCCCCCGCCCCCCCCCCCGGGGCAACCCAATTTTACTAGtcctttttataatttcattgcTAGAATTCATTGCATCACAATGTAATTGTTCAGATTGGATATTATAATAAGCTGAGTGTTTCAGTAGACCTGTGAATTTGAACTTGATAAACTCTGAGGTCAGGTTGTTCAAATTGAGTTCGGTTCTATGCAGTGCACGGGGCCTTGGAGACAAGGACCGGCTTTGGCATTGTCACCATGTGCAAGGCCCAACTCGGTTTTTGGTCCAGACCTATAGGTGGCTTGGTGGGTTAGGCCCTTAGGtctgtttattattttaatattatttataaaaataataaattgaatatgttttaaaatgttttactattttaattttaatgtaaaatacaaactataatttaaaaaaatcaactcAAATGTCCGGTCCTAGGAATGGCCCATCGAGCCTCACAGAAGGTCCAAACTAAGGACCAGTCCCTGTCTCCAAGGGCCGAGGGTCCTCCATAGGTTCGGGGCCATTTGCCCACAGCTATGTATCAGGTTAACGTGATTTACTGCAGTTAAGCCAAATAAAACCGTTTCaagtaataataaaactatatatgcaAACCTTTTATGGACTATATATACAAGTGGAGCTTACCTT
The genomic region above belongs to Mangifera indica cultivar Alphonso chromosome 15, CATAS_Mindica_2.1, whole genome shotgun sequence and contains:
- the LOC123197244 gene encoding transcription factor bHLH48-like isoform X2 yields the protein MEPSLDPNALDSFQFNQEIQQLLTLPQENASSFTALLELPSSQAIQLLHHSPESNDSTAPAPPHSTNHAVTVHAHHTPYHLPVGANLTFPSNIALVERAARFSVFADSINNATTNKYNHKNNYHSPETTESMPSNSSANIWKVKDEPAESDSNKPNSSPPAEKKRSVKRKERQKKVKVATKKRKSGANESSEDAEKLPYVHVRARRGQATDSHSLAERARREKINARMKILEELVPGCNKISGTALVLDEIINHVQLLQRQVEVRLANHVLINETCNSESKN
- the LOC123197244 gene encoding transcription factor bHLH48-like isoform X1, translated to MEPSLDPNALDSFQFNQEIQQLLTLPQENASSFTALLELPSSQAIQLLHHSPESNDSTAPAPPHSTNHAVTVHAHHTPYHLPVGANLTFPSNIALVERAARFSVFADSINNATTNKYNHKNNYHSPETTESMPSNSSANIWKVKDEPAESDSNKPNSSPPAEKKRSVKRKERQKKVKVATKKRKSGANESSEDAEKLPYVHVRARRGQATDSHSLAERARREKINARMKILEELVPGCNKISGTALVLDEIINHVQLLQRQVEFLSMRLATVSPRIDVNLDRILAAESGSLMDSNLSNMVIPLTGPEVQVNASRQQYQQQWHLDAYHQPVWGREVESRNFVTPENSLLSYDDSANSGALH